A stretch of the Teretinema zuelzerae genome encodes the following:
- a CDS encoding carbohydrate ABC transporter permease, whose protein sequence is MSFARMNKGFSASKIFLYGALSFFALLFAFPFYYMFVLATVPGTETYRYPPHILFKSSFMVNLGRLFRDIPFGVNFMNSVGIASLATLTVVFFCTMGGFALSKYEFKGKKAIFLFIMSTMAIPSFLNIIPFFKIMVSIKWYGTWLALIIPGMANAFGIFMMTQYMQDSVPNELLDAARIDGLTEFVILMRIAFPLAQSGVAVLGLITFIGSWNNFMGALIMLPTIDKTTIPVALTKLSLQMDGDRGGLMVGTVLAVLPLMAVFIAFNRQIIDSLTAGSVKG, encoded by the coding sequence ATGTCCTTTGCAAGGATGAATAAGGGTTTTTCCGCTTCCAAGATATTCCTTTACGGAGCGTTGTCTTTTTTCGCGCTGCTTTTCGCGTTTCCTTTCTATTATATGTTCGTATTGGCGACGGTTCCCGGAACGGAAACGTACCGATATCCGCCGCATATACTTTTTAAGTCGTCATTCATGGTGAATCTCGGCCGCTTGTTCCGGGACATTCCCTTCGGCGTTAATTTCATGAACAGCGTCGGCATCGCTTCGCTCGCCACGCTGACCGTCGTGTTTTTCTGTACGATGGGAGGCTTCGCCCTTTCCAAATACGAGTTCAAGGGAAAGAAAGCGATCTTCCTTTTCATCATGAGCACGATGGCTATTCCTTCGTTCCTGAATATTATTCCCTTCTTTAAAATAATGGTTTCGATAAAGTGGTACGGCACCTGGCTTGCGCTTATCATCCCGGGCATGGCGAACGCCTTCGGAATCTTCATGATGACGCAGTACATGCAGGATTCTGTTCCGAACGAACTGCTGGACGCCGCGCGCATCGACGGATTGACCGAGTTCGTAATCTTGATGCGCATCGCGTTTCCGCTGGCCCAATCAGGCGTCGCGGTGCTCGGCCTCATCACCTTCATCGGAAGCTGGAACAACTTCATGGGCGCGCTCATCATGCTGCCCACCATCGACAAGACGACAATACCGGTCGCATTGACCAAGCTGTCTCTTCAAATGGACGGTGACAGAGGAGGCCTGATGGTCGGCACGGTGCTCGCGGTTCTTCCTCTGATGGCCGTATTCATCGCGTTCAACCGGCAGATTATCGACAGCCTGACCGCAGGCAGCGTGAAGGGGTGA
- a CDS encoding ABC transporter substrate-binding protein — MKKALILLAALAGIGSAAFAAGGTETAAKVAPYDSSKQYTIRIGAFGDLETAYKAVFDSEDFKKKYPNIKIVFQTSDFSGHHNRLTTVLAAGEATNDIESLEIGYVAKFVEGGGLSDLAAAPFNGLAAGKDLVSFAMSNATTKDGKLVAMPVDIAPAVLFYRKSLLDAAGVSYEGLKDWNEFIQVSKKLVKDRNKDGKPDQFAIPHANEVAMMPLNGGKGGWFDAKGQPLQPKEKFTSALKIVKDIRNAGIDGDLGGWSGPWTQSFSDGTVCAIVNGAWWGGSLKTWVAPDLSGDWRVTYLPGKQYASQGGTYLAIPEFVPAEQKAAAWEVLKYLTTSPSAQLLTFKTIDAFPALTTVFSDPVMNEPVPYFGGQKVRQIYADVARNIPSAIVTEYDATALAIFGNAVTDVLVNGKSADEAYTTALNEISVLID, encoded by the coding sequence ATGAAAAAAGCGCTGATTCTGTTAGCCGCCCTTGCGGGCATCGGCTCCGCGGCCTTCGCCGCCGGAGGCACCGAGACTGCCGCGAAAGTGGCGCCCTACGATTCATCTAAACAGTATACAATCCGCATCGGAGCCTTCGGCGACCTTGAAACCGCGTACAAAGCGGTTTTCGATTCGGAGGATTTCAAAAAGAAATATCCGAACATCAAGATCGTCTTCCAGACTTCCGACTTCAGCGGCCACCATAATCGTCTGACGACCGTTCTCGCGGCCGGCGAAGCGACTAACGACATCGAGTCGCTCGAAATCGGCTACGTAGCGAAATTCGTGGAAGGCGGCGGACTCTCGGATCTCGCGGCGGCTCCGTTCAACGGCCTCGCGGCGGGAAAAGATCTTGTGTCCTTCGCGATGTCGAACGCGACTACCAAGGACGGCAAGCTTGTCGCCATGCCCGTCGATATCGCCCCCGCGGTGCTCTTCTATCGAAAGAGCCTTCTCGACGCCGCCGGCGTTTCCTACGAAGGCTTGAAGGATTGGAACGAATTCATCCAGGTGAGCAAGAAGCTGGTTAAAGACCGCAATAAAGACGGCAAGCCCGACCAGTTCGCCATCCCTCATGCGAACGAAGTCGCCATGATGCCGTTGAACGGCGGAAAGGGCGGCTGGTTCGACGCGAAGGGTCAGCCCCTTCAGCCGAAAGAAAAGTTCACCTCCGCGCTGAAGATCGTCAAGGACATCCGCAACGCGGGAATCGACGGCGATCTCGGCGGCTGGAGCGGACCGTGGACCCAGTCCTTCTCCGACGGAACCGTCTGCGCGATCGTGAACGGCGCCTGGTGGGGCGGAAGCCTCAAGACCTGGGTCGCCCCCGATCTCTCCGGAGACTGGCGCGTGACCTACCTCCCTGGAAAGCAGTACGCCTCCCAGGGCGGCACCTATCTCGCCATTCCCGAATTCGTCCCCGCGGAGCAGAAAGCAGCGGCCTGGGAAGTGCTCAAGTATCTGACCACCTCTCCGAGCGCGCAGCTTCTTACCTTCAAGACGATCGACGCCTTTCCCGCTCTGACGACCGTATTCAGCGATCCGGTCATGAACGAGCCGGTTCCCTACTTCGGCGGACAGAAGGTGCGCCAGATCTACGCCGACGTCGCGAGGAATATTCCTTCCGCCATCGTAACCGAATACGACGCTACCGCTCTCGCCATTTTCGGCAACGCGGTAACCGACGTTCTGGTGAACGGAAAATCCGCGGACGAGGCGTATACAACCGCGTTGAACGAGATCAGCGTTCTTATCGACTGA
- a CDS encoding carbohydrate binding domain-containing protein: MKKLQKMMVAAIGAAAVLIASGCASAPKAAEMVWSDNILVNGDFEAGQGNWTPWIDSGWGGAGEVTWDNGIATLRIDEMGEQPWAVAMHYKKVTFEKGARYVARFKMKSDMERVVRFSIGNGLAPADPPYLEYQDIVVGTDWQTYEFEFVMKFRTNKFGRLDFNCAYNPGMFLPEGHVWKDEAKLKATGAATVYIDDVEVRKLAAAAE; this comes from the coding sequence ATGAAGAAACTGCAGAAGATGATGGTCGCCGCCATAGGCGCCGCGGCGGTACTGATAGCATCCGGATGCGCAAGCGCTCCGAAAGCAGCTGAAATGGTGTGGTCGGATAATATTCTCGTAAACGGCGATTTCGAGGCGGGCCAGGGAAACTGGACACCCTGGATCGACTCGGGATGGGGCGGAGCCGGAGAGGTAACCTGGGACAACGGAATCGCTACGCTCCGAATCGACGAAATGGGTGAGCAGCCCTGGGCCGTGGCCATGCACTATAAAAAAGTCACCTTCGAGAAAGGCGCCCGCTATGTTGCTCGCTTCAAAATGAAATCCGACATGGAACGCGTCGTGCGCTTCAGCATCGGAAACGGACTGGCCCCAGCGGACCCGCCCTACCTTGAGTACCAGGACATCGTGGTAGGAACCGATTGGCAGACCTACGAGTTCGAGTTCGTCATGAAATTCCGCACCAACAAGTTCGGCCGACTCGATTTCAACTGCGCGTACAATCCCGGAATGTTCCTTCCCGAAGGACACGTATGGAAAGACGAAGCCAAGCTCAAAGCCACCGGAGCCGCGACCGTCTACATCGACGACGTAGAAGTCCGCAAGCTCGCGGCCGCTGCGGAATAA
- a CDS encoding family 16 glycosylhydrolase → MKRKSILFTCLTAASVFFALMPIAGCDFGSNTTDTETPDPDDPADPDPEEPVETERIENGDFADGFVLPWSAWNGEGGASTQTVTGGELVVTVTAPGTQPYSVQIFQDGLSIPDGEQTVSFRAKAAEPRMLRVQIGKGLSADPWFVEFMPVKSFDLTIEWQDFSFTFNKSNSTYSDGKLVFELGTMTGEGTLATDIYIDDVSLVNLDSGTPVETPGEFVYPAVNADSWTPGDGWTLSWQDEFNDGAFDTNTWTRQTMLNPPNNEWQQYFGGTSNDNACEEDGYMVLKASMNGTAHGDNQYKSARVISNPGGQDGSSSAEGKTFLYGKIAARIQLPYGKGIWPAFWMLGDNINETGGDTTWPECGEIDILETGAKDDPAYGQGTTHGTLHHDPTVENITNDWNNLYLPSAKHTLPGGKFFAENFHVFEIEWDESKIVWKLDGAKIGEQSISEAGRSEFHKPFYVLFNIAVGGDFTSTPDSTTHFPQYMYIDWIRHYTK, encoded by the coding sequence GTGAAACGAAAATCTATTTTATTTACCTGTCTGACGGCCGCGTCAGTTTTTTTTGCGTTGATGCCGATCGCCGGATGCGATTTCGGGTCGAATACAACGGACACGGAAACCCCCGATCCGGACGACCCCGCAGATCCCGATCCCGAAGAACCAGTTGAAACAGAGCGGATTGAGAACGGAGACTTCGCAGACGGTTTCGTCTTGCCGTGGTCCGCGTGGAACGGAGAGGGCGGTGCTTCGACGCAGACGGTAACCGGAGGAGAACTCGTGGTAACCGTGACGGCGCCGGGCACTCAACCCTATTCCGTACAGATTTTCCAGGACGGCCTCTCGATTCCCGACGGCGAACAGACGGTTAGCTTCAGGGCGAAGGCGGCTGAACCGAGGATGTTGAGAGTCCAGATCGGGAAGGGCTTGTCTGCCGATCCCTGGTTCGTCGAATTTATGCCCGTCAAATCATTCGATTTGACGATTGAATGGCAAGACTTCAGTTTCACCTTCAACAAAAGCAACTCAACCTATTCCGACGGGAAACTCGTATTCGAGCTGGGAACCATGACCGGCGAAGGAACCCTCGCGACGGACATTTACATCGACGACGTAAGTCTCGTCAATCTCGACTCGGGAACGCCCGTTGAAACTCCCGGCGAATTCGTCTATCCCGCCGTCAACGCGGACTCCTGGACGCCCGGAGACGGCTGGACGCTCTCCTGGCAGGACGAGTTCAACGACGGCGCTTTCGATACCAATACATGGACCCGCCAGACCATGCTCAATCCGCCGAACAATGAATGGCAGCAGTACTTCGGCGGCACGTCGAACGACAACGCCTGCGAAGAGGACGGATATATGGTGCTGAAAGCCTCGATGAACGGAACAGCGCACGGAGACAATCAATACAAATCCGCTCGCGTAATTTCCAATCCGGGCGGGCAGGACGGCTCGTCCTCTGCCGAGGGAAAAACATTCCTCTACGGAAAAATCGCGGCGCGAATCCAGCTCCCCTACGGCAAGGGAATCTGGCCCGCGTTCTGGATGCTCGGCGACAATATTAACGAAACCGGGGGGGACACGACCTGGCCTGAGTGCGGAGAGATCGATATTCTGGAGACGGGCGCCAAAGACGATCCCGCTTACGGACAGGGCACGACGCACGGAACCCTCCACCACGATCCGACAGTGGAAAACATCACCAACGACTGGAACAACCTGTATCTGCCGTCCGCCAAACACACGCTTCCCGGCGGAAAGTTTTTCGCCGAAAACTTCCACGTATTCGAGATCGAATGGGATGAATCGAAGATTGTCTGGAAGCTCGACGGCGCGAAAATCGGAGAACAATCGATCAGCGAGGCCGGCCGCTCGGAATTCCATAAACCCTTCTACGTGCTGTTCAATATCGCGGTTGGAGGAGACTTCACTTCGACCCCGGACTCGACCACCCACTTCCCGCAATACATGTACATAGACTGGATCAGGCACTATACAAAATAA
- the fabF gene encoding beta-ketoacyl-ACP synthase II: MNDTVVVVTGMGVVSALGCSTDAFWENCKKGVSGAGLIGSFDSALFHSRIACEASLFDPDVRIPKKQSRRLARFSQFAVYAAIEAVAQAGLDIASMDPSRIGCLVGSAAGGYDVLEEQFPAFIRNGPQKGNPFSVPKTIANMASCAVAINLGITGPNFAILSACATGGHNLAIAKMMIQSGYADVVIAGGTEAAVTPMVVDSYGCMGVLSTRNDDPCRASRPFDRDRDGFVIGEGAGIMVLESAAHAKKRGAEILGAFSGFGMTCDAQSIAIPDAEGRFAAQAMRLALRDGGVSRDAVGYINAHGTSTHANDLTETRAIRLAFESAADSLSVSSTKSMIGHTLGAAGAIEAIACVLSLRDNIVPPTINLENPDPECDLDYTPGTARERKLDYALSNSFGFGGQNCSLLFGKA; the protein is encoded by the coding sequence ATGAACGATACAGTCGTTGTCGTAACCGGCATGGGCGTGGTTTCCGCGCTCGGCTGTTCGACTGATGCGTTCTGGGAAAACTGTAAAAAGGGCGTTTCGGGAGCCGGCCTCATCGGCTCCTTCGATTCCGCGCTGTTTCATAGCAGGATTGCCTGCGAAGCTTCTCTTTTCGATCCGGACGTCCGCATACCCAAAAAACAGTCGCGCCGGCTTGCGCGCTTCTCCCAGTTCGCCGTGTACGCGGCTATCGAAGCCGTCGCCCAGGCAGGATTGGACATCGCCTCGATGGATCCTTCGCGAATCGGATGCCTCGTGGGTTCGGCGGCCGGCGGGTACGATGTTCTGGAAGAGCAGTTTCCGGCATTTATCCGCAACGGCCCGCAAAAGGGAAACCCCTTTTCGGTTCCCAAGACGATTGCCAATATGGCGTCCTGCGCCGTGGCGATCAATCTTGGAATCACCGGGCCGAACTTCGCCATCCTGAGCGCCTGCGCGACCGGCGGCCATAACCTGGCTATCGCGAAAATGATGATTCAATCGGGATACGCGGACGTAGTCATCGCCGGCGGAACCGAAGCCGCCGTTACTCCGATGGTGGTCGATTCTTACGGCTGCATGGGCGTCCTTTCTACCCGCAACGACGATCCCTGCCGCGCGAGCCGGCCCTTCGACCGCGACCGCGACGGCTTCGTCATCGGCGAAGGGGCGGGGATCATGGTGCTGGAAAGCGCCGCCCACGCTAAGAAACGGGGCGCGGAAATTCTCGGCGCGTTCTCCGGCTTCGGCATGACCTGCGACGCCCAGAGCATCGCGATCCCCGATGCAGAAGGCCGCTTCGCCGCGCAAGCCATGCGGTTGGCTTTGCGGGACGGCGGAGTTTCCCGCGACGCGGTCGGATACATCAACGCCCACGGCACCTCGACCCACGCGAACGATCTGACGGAAACCCGCGCCATCCGCCTCGCCTTCGAATCCGCGGCGGACAGTCTTTCGGTGAGCTCGACCAAGTCCATGATCGGCCATACCCTCGGCGCTGCGGGAGCTATCGAAGCTATCGCCTGCGTGTTGTCTCTCAGGGATAACATCGTTCCCCCGACCATCAATCTTGAAAACCCCGATCCCGAATGCGACCTCGACTACACTCCTGGAACGGCTCGCGAGCGAAAGCTCGACTACGCACTCTCAAATTCCTTCGGATTCGGCGGCCAGAACTGCTCGCTGTTGTTCGGGAAGGCGTAA
- a CDS encoding beta/alpha barrel domain-containing protein yields the protein MEHPKIIQGGMGVAVSSWKLAKAVSSQGALGVVSGTALDIVLARRLQQGDTDGSARRALAAFPDAGTAERILSDWFNPEGTEDSHDFKQVPLRTLGDSSLDALTAAGNFVEVFLAKEGHSGAVGINFLEKIQLPNPAAIYGAMLAGVDYVLMGAGIPLEIPGLLDSYSRGEGGEISVQIEGAEKGERHVVRFEPSSILENPPKTMKRPYFLSIVSSYILAATMASRATGRVDGIVVENHLAGGHNAPPRGVLSMDENGEPMYGPKDTVDYAKMVGLSIPFWLGGSYSMEESLEKAGSEGAWGIQVGTLFAFCRESGVLPELKKRFLEAVAAGKEAVFTHPLASPTGYPFKFAVLRETLSEKVEMVKRIRVCNIGLLRQLYKTPEGKIGYRCPAEKEEAFARKGGDRSISSEARCLCNALMANVGLGMKYAGGYLEKPLLTVGSQLESLRRLIRKAGFDYTAADVVRFLSARPAKAAE from the coding sequence ATGGAGCACCCGAAGATTATTCAGGGCGGAATGGGAGTCGCGGTATCGAGTTGGAAATTGGCGAAGGCGGTTTCTTCCCAGGGCGCGCTTGGAGTAGTTTCGGGAACTGCGCTCGACATCGTTCTTGCCCGGCGCCTTCAGCAGGGAGATACCGACGGCTCGGCGCGCAGGGCTCTCGCGGCCTTTCCGGACGCCGGGACGGCCGAGCGAATCCTTTCCGACTGGTTCAACCCTGAAGGAACGGAAGACTCCCATGATTTCAAGCAGGTTCCCCTGCGAACCCTGGGCGATTCATCGCTCGACGCGCTGACGGCAGCGGGAAACTTCGTGGAAGTTTTTCTGGCGAAAGAGGGACACTCCGGAGCCGTCGGCATCAATTTCCTTGAAAAAATCCAGCTGCCCAATCCGGCCGCCATATACGGAGCGATGCTTGCAGGAGTCGATTATGTATTGATGGGCGCGGGCATTCCTCTTGAGATTCCCGGCCTGCTCGACTCGTACTCCCGCGGAGAAGGCGGAGAAATTTCCGTTCAGATCGAAGGCGCGGAAAAAGGCGAGCGGCATGTCGTGCGCTTCGAGCCTTCTTCTATCCTCGAAAATCCGCCGAAAACGATGAAGCGGCCGTATTTTCTCTCCATCGTTTCTTCCTATATTCTGGCCGCGACCATGGCTTCCCGCGCGACGGGCAGGGTAGACGGCATCGTGGTGGAGAACCATCTCGCCGGCGGCCACAATGCTCCTCCCCGTGGTGTGCTTTCGATGGACGAAAACGGAGAGCCTATGTACGGCCCGAAGGACACGGTCGACTACGCAAAGATGGTCGGCCTATCGATTCCCTTTTGGCTGGGCGGTTCGTACAGCATGGAAGAGTCTCTGGAGAAGGCCGGATCCGAAGGAGCCTGGGGAATTCAGGTGGGAACCCTTTTCGCCTTTTGCCGGGAATCGGGCGTTCTTCCCGAACTCAAGAAGCGCTTTCTCGAGGCGGTCGCCGCCGGGAAGGAGGCTGTCTTTACCCATCCTCTCGCGTCTCCCACCGGTTATCCGTTTAAATTCGCCGTGCTCAGAGAAACCCTCTCCGAGAAGGTCGAAATGGTTAAACGCATCCGCGTTTGCAACATCGGCTTGTTGCGACAATTGTATAAAACCCCGGAGGGGAAGATAGGCTATCGTTGCCCGGCTGAAAAAGAAGAAGCCTTCGCGCGAAAGGGCGGCGACCGCTCCATATCGTCCGAGGCGAGGTGCCTGTGCAACGCGCTTATGGCGAACGTCGGTCTCGGCATGAAGTACGCCGGCGGCTATCTGGAAAAGCCTCTGCTCACCGTCGGCTCCCAGCTTGAATCGCTGCGCCGGCTTATCCGCAAAGCGGGCTTCGACTATACTGCGGCGGACGTGGTCCGCTTCCTGAGCGCGCGCCCGGCAAAGGCCGCGGAATGA
- a CDS encoding sensor domain-containing diguanylate cyclase, with translation MRRRNNDASLRRAQTLYTAVLSHSSDFIFTLSPQGAVTSVNRALEIVLGRPRDSIAGMAFSDFVHSGADCGSIVGRSNAADSTAHYDACIGFPGGSCREVQLSENAMEEEGITTGYLVVATDITERKKLEQDLKDANARLEALVHLDGLTGIGNRRHFDHRLKEEWDRSVRAGTPLSLIIIDADFFKKYNDAYGHIAGDACLTLLAQTLANQLERSGDTIARYGGEEFAVILPLTDEAGARTVAERMRAAVERLNHRHEGQEDSSILTISLGLHSLRPVYGLSRETSKDLVIGADKALYEAKRAGRNRFCAFSDLKEEN, from the coding sequence ATGAGACGGAGAAACAACGACGCCTCGCTCAGGCGGGCGCAAACCCTCTATACAGCCGTACTTTCCCATTCATCGGACTTTATATTCACCCTTTCCCCGCAGGGAGCAGTAACCAGCGTGAACCGCGCCCTGGAAATCGTTTTAGGAAGACCGCGCGACTCGATCGCGGGCATGGCTTTCTCCGACTTCGTACATTCCGGCGCCGACTGCGGTTCGATAGTAGGAAGGAGCAATGCGGCTGATTCGACGGCTCACTACGACGCCTGCATCGGTTTTCCCGGCGGAAGCTGCAGGGAAGTCCAGTTGAGCGAAAACGCGATGGAGGAAGAGGGAATTACGACGGGATACCTCGTAGTCGCGACCGACATTACGGAACGGAAAAAGCTCGAACAAGACCTGAAGGACGCCAACGCACGGCTTGAAGCCCTGGTACATCTTGACGGCTTAACGGGAATCGGGAACCGGCGCCATTTCGACCACAGGCTGAAGGAAGAATGGGATCGCTCGGTTCGGGCGGGAACGCCACTGTCGCTCATCATTATCGACGCGGACTTTTTCAAAAAATACAACGACGCCTACGGCCATATCGCCGGCGACGCGTGCCTGACACTGCTCGCGCAAACCCTGGCGAACCAGCTGGAACGCTCGGGAGATACAATAGCCCGGTACGGCGGCGAGGAGTTCGCGGTAATCCTTCCGTTAACGGACGAAGCAGGAGCCCGAACGGTGGCGGAACGGATGAGAGCCGCAGTCGAAAGGCTGAACCATCGCCATGAGGGCCAGGAGGATTCCTCGATACTGACGATCAGCCTCGGCCTTCATTCCCTTCGTCCGGTCTACGGACTTTCCAGGGAAACCAGCAAAGACCTGGTAATCGGGGCTGATAAAGCTCTCTACGAAGCCAAGCGGGCGGGAAGAAACCGCTTCTGCGCCTTCTCCGATCTGAAAGAAGAAAATTGA